The nucleotide sequence CCCATCATGCGCATGCGGAACACGTTCAGCTTCTGGCGTTCCATGTCTTCCGCGCCCATGTGGATGGTGCACTGCATGCCCATGAGCGCGGCGGTGGCGGCGGTGGCCACGCCGTGCTGACCCGCGCCCGTTTCCGCAATGACCTTCTTCTTGCCCATGCGCTTGGCCAGCAGGATCTGCCCGATGGTGTTGTTCACCTTGTGCGCGCCAAGGTGGTTCAGGTCTTCGCGCTTGAGGTAGATCTTGGCCCCGCCAAGGCGCGCGGTAAGGTTGGCGCACAGGAACAGCGGCGTCTGGCGACCGGCATAGCGGGTCAGGTAGTATTCCAGTTCGGCCAGAAAGTCCGGGTCGGCGTGGTAGCGTTCGAAGGTGGCGGCCAGTTCGTCGAGCACGGGCTTGATGTGCTCCGGCACGTACTGCCCGCCGTAGGGGCCGAACAGGCCGTCGGCAGCGGGCGGCGCGGGGAGCGTGGCCAGGCTGGCAGCGCGCGCGGCGGCGGCGCAGGCGCAGCCGCCATCGGTGGGCAGGGTGGCGCCGTAGGTGACACCGGCAGGGAACATGCGGGGGATGGTGGACATTGTCGAAGCTCCTCGTGCTGTTGCAGCAGGACTCCGGCCTGAATGCGGCGGCCAATACGCGGGGTTCGGCGGCGCGCCCGGAGTTCCGGCCGCGTGGGTTTGTCAGCGGGTGCCACAGCTTTCTGCGGCGGCATGCGCGAACCTCCACGGCCCTGTGGTCAGGGCCGCCACCACCGGTGGACCGGGTGTGCGCAACGGCGCGGCCCCGCAGGCGGCGGGGGCGCGGGCGGCAGCAGGCCCGGCGATGGGGAGGATGCGGTACGCATGCACTGCTCATGCCGTGAACCGGGTCGGCTGTCAAGAATTGTATACAGTATGCGAAAGACGAGATTCGTGCCGTCGAAACAGGACAATCCGGCGGCAAAACAGGACATCCCGGCGGGCTGGCCTGCCCTGCCCTCGCCTGCCAGGCGCGGGGGTGCTATCCATATATGGCGCGCCGGGCGTGGCGCGGCCCGTCCATGGGACTCGTCTGGGCGGCCCGTCCGCCCCTTACGCACAGTTATCCCAACCGTAACCCGACAACTTCATGGAGCCGCCATGTCGTCCGCATCCGCAATCAACCCCGCCGCAGCCCCGGCTGCATCCATCACGGCACTCGTTCTCGTCGACATCCAGCGCGACTACTTTCCCGGCGGGCGCATGGCCCTGCCCGATGCGGACAGCGCGGGCCGCCGCGCCGTAGAGATTCTGGCCCGCTGCCGCGCGGCGTCCATGCCGATCATCCATATCCGCCATGAAAGCATCCGCCCCGGCTCCACCTTTTTCCTGCCCGGCACGGAAGGGGCGGACATCCACCCGCTGGTGGCCCCGCTGCCCGGCGAGGCCGTGCTGACCAAGCACTTTCCCAACTCGTTCCGCGATACGGAGCTGCTGGACCGCCTGCGCGCAATCGGCGCCACAGACCTTATCGTGGTAGGCATGATGACCCACATGTGCATCGACACCACGGTGCGCGCGGCCTTCGACCTGGGCTTCCGCTGCCGGGTGGCGGGCGATGCCACGGCCTCGCCTGCGTTGGCGTACGGCGGCACGCAGGTGGACGCGAACACGGTGCGCGCCACCTTTCTGGCCGCCCTGAACGGGGTGTTTGCCGACGTGACCGAC is from Nitratidesulfovibrio sp. and encodes:
- a CDS encoding cysteine hydrolase family protein codes for the protein MSSASAINPAAAPAASITALVLVDIQRDYFPGGRMALPDADSAGRRAVEILARCRAASMPIIHIRHESIRPGSTFFLPGTEGADIHPLVAPLPGEAVLTKHFPNSFRDTELLDRLRAIGATDLIVVGMMTHMCIDTTVRAAFDLGFRCRVAGDATASPALAYGGTQVDANTVRATFLAALNGVFADVTDAADLTV